The stretch of DNA ACGGCTCAAAGTTAACCGTTCGGCTTGCTTGCGGCGCTGGGAGCGGGTGAAACTGAAAAAGCGAAAGGCGCCGACTCTTCCGGGAGGAAGAATCAGCGCCTTTCGCGTTGGGTAGTCGGTTGTCCGACCAGGGCTCGAACCTGGACTTTCTTGAATCAAAATCAAGCGTGTTGCCAGTTACACCATCGGACAATTTCCCTTACGGTAACCAAGTGGTTGTGCCGTTTCGGTGTGCAAATGTACCACGGCTTTTATTCAAGGCAAATATTCTTGCAAAAATTTTTTGCGAGAGTTTAGCCCGAAAGGGCCGTGGAAGGGCTTTGGGCGCTGATTTTCAGCGTCTCAGAGCCTGAAAAAAAAGTTGAACGCTGTGGCTAGTCTACGGCTTTGGCAATGCCGGGATTAAGCCGTAGTTTTGCGGCCTCAAACGTTGCACCCCATCCCTTATATAAGAACGCAATGGCGAATACCGGCAAAATCACCCAGGTTATTGGTCCCGTCGTGGACGTAAGCTTCGCGGGTGAAGGCTCTAAGCTTCCCAACATCCTCGACGCCCTCCAAGTCACGAAAGACAACGGCCAGGTGGTGATACTGGAATGCCAGCAACACCTAGGCGAAGACCGTGTGCGTACCATCGCCATGGACTCGACGGAAGGTCTGACCCGCGGCGCTATCGTTAGCGACCTAGGCGCCCCCATTTCCATGCCCACCGGCGACAGCATCAAGGGCCGTCTGTTCAACGTAATCGGTTATGCCATTGATGGCATTCCGCAGCCGAACAGCACTACCCGTCTGCCTATCCACCGTCAGGCTCCTGCTTTTGAAGAACTCGCTACTTCCTCGGAAGTGTTCTTCACCGGCATCAAAGTAATTGACTTGCTTGCTCCTTATGTAAAGGGCGGTAAAATTGGTTTGTTCGGTGGTGCCGGTGTAGGCAAAACCGTACTGATCCAGGAACTCATCAACAACGTAGCCAAGGCCTACTCGGGTCTGTCGGTGTTTGCTGGCGTAGGCGAGCGTACCCGTGAAGGCAACGACTTGCTGCGTGAATTCATCGAGGCCAACATCATTCGCTACGGCGAGGAGTTCAAGCACTCGATGGAAGAAGGTGGCTGGGACCTCTCAAAAGTTGATCAGGCTGAGCTGGAACAGTCGCAGGCTACCCTCGTGTTCGGTCAGATGAACGAGCCCCCCGGAGCCCGTGCTCGCGTGGCCCTGTCGGGTCTGACGATTGCCGAGAGCTTCCGCGACGGTGATGGCACCGGCGCTGGCCGCGACATCCTGTTCTTCATCGATAACATCTTCCGCTTTACCCAGGCGGGTTCAGAAGTATCGGCTCTGCTGGGCCGTATGCCTTCGGCCGTAGGTTACCAGCCCACGCTGGCTACTGAAATGGGTGCCATGCAGGAGCGTATTACCTCTACCAAGCGTGGTTCTATCACCTCGGTACAGGCGGTATATGTACCTGCCGATGACTTGACTGACCCGGCTCCGGCTAACACCTTCGCTCACTTGGATGCCACCACGGTGTTGAGCCGCAAAATCGCCGAGCTAGGTATCTACCCCGCCGTTGACCCGCTGGACTCAACCTCTCGCATTCTGGACGCCGCCGTTCTCGGCGACGAGCACTACAACACCGCTCAGCGCGTAAAGGAGATTCTGCAGCGCTACAAAGAGCTGCAGGACATCATCGCCATCCTGGGGATGGACGAACTCTCCGAAGAGGACAAGCAGGTAGTAAGCCGCGCCCGCCGGGTACAGCGCTTCCTGTCGCAGCCCTTCTTCGTGGCTGAGCAGTTCACCGGCTTGAAAGGTGTACTGGTTGACATCAAAGACACCATCAAAGGCTTCAACGAAATCATCGACGGCAAGTACGACCACCTGCCCGAGGCTGCTTTCAACTTGGTAGGCAATATCGAAGATGCCGTAGCCAAGGGTGAGCGACTGATGGCGGAAGCCAAGTAATTTGGTTGTTGACTGCTGGAAGTTGATTGCGCGTCACTCAGCTTCCAGCAGTCAGCTGTCAACCATCAACAACCAAGCATATGCATCTGGAAATTATCACGCCGGACCGGAAAGTATTTGAAGGCGAAGTTTTGTCGGCTCAGTTTCCGGGTACCGATGGACTGTTTGAAGTTCTGAACAACCACGCACCGCTTATCTCGGCCCTAAAGGCTGGTGAAGTAGTAGTGAATGGTGGCGCCGGCCGCGAGTCGTTCCGTATTGAGGGCGGCGTGGTTGAGGTGCTTCGCAACAACGTTATCGTGCTGGCTGAAGGCGCTTCGGTGTAATTTAAGCCCAGACACATGGTAAAAAGCCTTTCCTTTGCGGGGAAGGCTTTTTTGCTTTTTAGCCCTAGGCTAGTGTAGCACCCACTACTCTGTCTTCCCTCGCTTTATCCCAGCTCCCACCCCTCACGCCGCATGGAAATCCACCCCAAAATTACCCCTATCTATCAGACCTCTGTTTTCAAGTTTGATGATCTTAATGAGCTGGAACAATACTTTGGAGAGCCCGGGAGCCGGTACATGTATTCGCGCAACGGCAACCCCAACTCCGATGAGTTGGCGGCGGCTGTAAACCGGTTAGAGGGTGGTGCAGGAGCTATTGCTACGGGGTCGGGTATGGCCGCCATTTTTGCGGCGCTGCTGGCGTTCTGCCAGGCCGGCGACCATGTGCTCTGCGCGGCCGATATCTACGGGGGCTCCTCGAGCCTGCTGAATGCGGAACTGAGCCGCATGGGTATCACGGTAACGTACGTGCCATTTGAAAAGCTCTACGACGTAGGCCAGTACGTGCAGCCTACCACGCGCGTGATGCTGGCGGAGACGCTGAGTAACCCGCTACTGCGCGTAGCTGATTTGCGCCGCCTGGCTACTGAGTGCCACGAGCATAAGCTGAAGCTGGTGGTAGATAACACCTTTGCCTCACCCATCTTAACGCAGCCGATAGGCCTAGGGGCAGACATTACGCTGCACAGCGTAACCAAGTACATTTCGGGCCACTCTGATGTGACGGCTGGCGTAGTGGTGGCGGCTGATGCGGAAGTGGCAGCCCGCCTCAAACAGATTGGTGTGGTGTACGGCCTCACGCTGAGCCCTATGGAGAGCTGGCTGGCGGTGCGCGGACTCAAGACTCTGCGCCTGCGCATGCGGGAGCACAGCCACAATGCCCTAGCCATTGCGCAATTTCTGCAGCAGCACCCAGCTGTGCGGGCCGTGTATTACCCTGGCCTAGCCGACCATCTGCAGCACGCGCTGGCTCAGGAGCAGGGCGGCGGTCTGTTTGGTGGCATGATGTCCATAAAGCTGGCCGACGATCCGGAGGTGGTAAACCGGTTTATGCAGCGGTGTCAGCGGTGGCCCTTCGCGCCTTCGCTGGCCGGAGTAGACTCCTCCTTGTCATACCCGCTCGGGACCTCGCACCGATACCTTACTCCAGAGCAGCAGGAAGAGCTGGGTATCAGCGTTGGCGTGATTCGCCTGTCTATCGGCATTGAGCCAGTAGAAGAATTGATAGCGGATCTAAAGCAGGCGCTGGAAAGCTAGCTTTTTTTTGTGCTAGCTCTCCATCCGTTGTACCAAGCGCGTTTCCTTTTGTGCTGCTAGTACTGCTCAAGGAACTTTATGTACTGCTGGCAGGAGTTTTATACTGAATTCAGGTGGTAGCAGTAGGCTTTACAGCCGCTTTAATGGCCTCAGCTATGCGCTGCAGATCCGCTTCTGTCATGGCAGTGCCAGATGGCAAGCACAAGCCTTGGGCGAATAGCTCTTCGCACGCACTGCCACCATACATAGGAGCCGTTGCGAAAAGTGGCTGCAGGTGCAGAGGCTTCCACAGCGGCCGGCTCTCAATATTGTGAGACTCTAAGTGCAGCCGTAGCTGCTCTGGAGTGGTAGCAGTTTGCGCCGGGTCAAGGAGTAGGGTAGTAAGCCAACGGTTCGAGCGGCCCCCGGCGGGCTCCGTCTGACTAAGCGTTAAACCGGGTACGGACTGCAAGTTAATTTTATACCACAGGTACGTTTCGCGGCGTTTTTTTACCCGGTCTTCCAGCAGCTCCATTTGCCCCCGACCAATGCCCGCCAGCAGATTGCTGAGACGGTAGTTGTAGCCTACGTCGGAGTGCTGGTAATACGGTGCCGGGTCTTTGGCTTGTGTGGCCCAATACCTAGTTTTTTGTGCCCACTCCTGGCTGTTGGTAACCAAGGCACCGCCCCCACTCGTGGTGAGTATTTTGTTGCCGTTGAAAGAGAAGACCCCCACCGCGCCAAAGGTGCCTAAAGGGCGGCCGTCGTAGCGGGCGCCGAGAGCCTCGGCGGCGTCTTCCAGAATCGGAATATCGAATTCAGTGGCTATTTCCAGTACCTCGCGCACTTTGGCGGGCATACCGTAGAGGTGCACCAGAAGCAGAGCTTTAGGCTTGCGGCCCTTCCGGATACGGTCTTCAATAGCCTCGCGAAGCCGCTGAGGACATATATTCCAGGTATCGGCCTCGCTGTCAACAAAAACAGGAGTGCCGCCTAAATACAGGATGGGGTTAGCCGTGGCTACGAACGTGAAGGAAGGGCAGAGCACTTCATCTCCGGGGCCCACGCCCAGCAGCCGCAAGCCCAAGTGGATAGCCGCTGTACCTGAGGTAAGCGCCACACAGTGACCAGCGCCGGTAAAGTCGCAGATGTCTCGCTCGAAGCCATCGAGATTTGGGCCGGCGGGGGCTACCCAGTTGTCCTCAATGGCTTTGTGCAGGTAGTTTAACTCGTGGCGGCCGAGGTGGGGTGGGGAAAGAAAAATCCGGTCGTAATCCTGACTGCGCATAAAGAGAAGTAAGCTGGCGCTGCGGGCGGTAGGTAAAACCGAAGCAACTGCTGCAAGATAGGAATATCAGGCAGGGGCCTGCCTGCTTAGCCTATATCTTTTGGAAACAGCGCGCTAGCCTTACTACGGGAGGCCGTTGGCTACTTATGTTGCTTAATGGCATGCGCCGGAACTCCCACCGCTGTACAGTCAGCGGGCAAGTCACGGACGGCTACAGCACCGGCTCCAATGATGGTGCGGGCCCCAATGCGCACTTGATTGATAACCGTGGCATTGGTGCCCAAGTACACGCCGCGCTCCAGATAAGCCTCGCCGCCCACATTGGCGTGGGGCATAAGGGAGCAGAAGTCTTCCAGCACGGCGTCGTGGCCAATGGTGCAGCCGAGGTTAAGCAGTACATGGTAACCAAGCCGGATGTCGCAGGTAAGTACGCAGCCCTGACTGATGATGCACCCTGGCCCAAACTGGAGCTGTTGGTACGGCTGGCAGGCCACCCCCGGATGGACGAGGGTAGCGAAGGTGAGCCGGGGCGAGGTGAGCCGGGCCGCTACGGCAGCTCGGCTTTGCCCATTACCTACGGCAATAACGACGTGCGCCGGCTCAATGGTAGCGTTCAAATCAGCGCTGGAGCCTAAATAAGGAAGCCCGTGAATGGTAGGAGTGGCTGGTACCCGGTCGTCATAGAATCCTTGGATGTCCCAGGTTAAGCGGGCTTCATTGATTTGACGCGCCAGCACCAGCACTTCCCGGCCTAGGCCACCAGCGCCCACAATTACCAGGCGCGGTAAACCTGCCGTGGCTGGCAAGCCGGTTGCTTCTGAAGTGGTATGGGAAGGGAGCTGGGCGTGGCTCATGCGGAGGGAGGATCAGATGAAGTAGAGGAGCCGGTGAAAGCGGTGGTGGTGGCCTGGCCTGGGGCCGTGATGCCCGAAGCGCCGAGCACCCGCGAGGCAGTGCGCCATAGGATACGCAAATCGAGCCAGAAGCTGAGGTGATCCACGTACCAGACATCGAACACAAACTTTTGCTCCCAGGAAATGGCGTTGCGGCCGTTTATCTGGGCCCAGCCCGTAATACCCGGCCGGACCTCATGGCGCCGGGCTTGCTCACGGGAGTACAGGGGCAAATACTGCTCCAGTAGTGGCCTAGGGCCCACTAAGCTAATGTCGCCGCGAAGCACGTTCCAGAGTTGAGGCAGCTCATCCAGGGACGTAGCCCGCACCCAGCGGCCGAGCCGGGTGAGGCGGTCCGCATCGGGTAGCAACTGGCCTAGCGCATCTCGGTGGGAGGTCATGGTCTGGAGCTTGTACAAGGTGAAAACCTGTCCGGCCAACCCTGGCCTACGCTGGCGAAATAGCCAGGCACCCTGGTTCTGTGCGGCCAGTGCCAGCGCTACCGGCAGCAGCAACGGCAGGCTCAGCAGCAGCAACGGAGCCGCCACAGCTACATCGAGCAGGCGCTTGCCGTAACGGGCGTACCAGGAAGCAGATGGGGCAGTAGACATGCAGGGCAAATCTACTTGTCTGCGGGGACAGATAGCGCAAGTAGTGCCGGAGCGCTAGCTTTGCCGTATGCTCGTTTTCCCCAATGCCAAGCTTAACCTGGGCCTCTACATCACGGGGCAGCGCCCCGATGGCTTCCGCAACCTTGAATCGGTGTTTGTGCCGCTGCCCTGGTCTGATGCGCTGGAGGTGCTGCCAGCCACTGAAACCAGTCTTGCGCTTACGGGCATCCCAATTCCCGGTGAGCCGGATACCAACCTGTGCCTACGGGCATACGAGCTGCTGAATGCGGATTTCAACCTGCCGCCGGTGCAGATACATCTGCACAAGTTGGTGCCTATTGGAGCCGGCCTGGGCGGTGGCTCCGGCGACGCCGCGTTTGCCCTGCGCGCCCTCAACGAGCTATTCAAGCTAGAACTGTCCACAGAAGCATTACAGGCCTATGCCCGCCGCTTGGGCTCTGACTGTGCGTTCTTCATTCGCAACCAACCCGTGTTTGCCTACGAGAAGGGCGACGTGTTCGAGGATATTGCGTTGGACCTGACCGGCGTGGCTTGCAAAGTGGTGTACCCTGGCCTGCACATCAGCACAGCCGAGGCCTACAGCCGCGTAATGGCCCGCCCGCCCCGCCACGAATTGCGGGCGGCGCTGGCGCAACCACCAGAGACCTGGCGTGAAACCGTCAGCAATGACTTTGAGGACGCCCTGACGCCCTTCTATCCGGTACTAGGGGAAATTAAGCAGGCACTTTACGCGGCAGGAGCAGCTTACGCCAGCCTCTCGGGTTCCGGCTCGGCGGTGTATGGGCTGTTCCCCGGCCTGGAAGTGCCGCCGCAAGTAGCTTTCCCCGCAGAATACACGGTATGGAATGGCCGGCTGTGAGCTAAGCCATGACCCGTCACGTCAGGATAAAACAGAACGACCTGCTTTGCCACGGCAAAGCAAGTCGTTCTGTTTTATAAAATACCTATATAACGGCCTCCACAGGCTCCGGCTGGCGCTGCCGGGGCTTGTTCCATCGCTCAATTACCGGGTGAATGAGCACACTGAAGAGAATGACCAAGGTGCCCATGTAGAAGCCGATGGACATTTTCTCCTGCGAACCGAAGATCAGGACGGCCAGCAGAATGCCGTACACAGGCTCTAAGTTGATGGTTAGGTTGATGACGAATGCGGATAGACGCCTCATCAACTCAACTGATGTGGAGAAGGCGTACACCGTACAACCCCCAGCCAGCACCAGCAGCCACAGCCAATCGAAGCCGTGCAACGCCAGCTGTAGGCCAGTGCCATTAGTGAAATAACGGCCGTACACCGGAAAGAACAGCGCAATGCTGAGGCAGGCGCCGCTCATCTCATAAAACGTAAGCCGGAGCGGGGCGTGGCGCTTCACCAGTTTCACGTTCAGCACACTAAAGAGCGCCGACAGGCCCGCCGATAAAATAGCTACCAGCAAACCCGCCATCTGGTCAAACTCGGCCTGCGACACCAGGTACAGGCCTACCATGGTAAGCAGGCCCAGGCCTACTTCATACAGCCGGATGCGACGCCAGAGCAGTAATGGCTCCAGGAACGACGTCCAGAGGGCTAGGGTAGCCATGCCCGCGAGGCACACGCTTACCGAGGAAAGCCGGGCTGCCAGGAAAAAGGTAATCCAGTGCGCCGCCACCAACACGCCAACTCCTAACAGGCGCACGGCCTCACCAGCCGGTATCTGCCACGGCTGCTTGCGGGCCAACAGCAGCACGGCTAGGCCTACTGAGGCCAGCAGAGTGCGCCAGAAAACCAGCTCCACCGGCGGCACCGAAATAAGCTTGCCCAGAATGGCCGTAAAGCCCCAAAGCAGTACAATGAAATGCAGACGAAGGTAGTCTTTGAGCATAGAGGGGAAAGAGGTGATTAAGTGACTACGTGATGAAGTAAGTGTAGCACTCTGTCGGCGCGAACAGCGCCACACATGCACAGCCTAGGCCACTAGCTCATCAAACTCATTTCATCACGTAGTCAGTCAAACACTGTTATTGCGGAACGACGCGGTAAAGGATCAGGCCGATGCCAGTGAAGACAATGCTTGGCACCCAAGCCGCGAGCAGCGGCGGCAGCGTGCCCACTGAGGCAAGGTTGCGGCTCAAAATCACG from Hymenobacter taeanensis encodes:
- the atpD gene encoding F0F1 ATP synthase subunit beta, yielding MANTGKITQVIGPVVDVSFAGEGSKLPNILDALQVTKDNGQVVILECQQHLGEDRVRTIAMDSTEGLTRGAIVSDLGAPISMPTGDSIKGRLFNVIGYAIDGIPQPNSTTRLPIHRQAPAFEELATSSEVFFTGIKVIDLLAPYVKGGKIGLFGGAGVGKTVLIQELINNVAKAYSGLSVFAGVGERTREGNDLLREFIEANIIRYGEEFKHSMEEGGWDLSKVDQAELEQSQATLVFGQMNEPPGARARVALSGLTIAESFRDGDGTGAGRDILFFIDNIFRFTQAGSEVSALLGRMPSAVGYQPTLATEMGAMQERITSTKRGSITSVQAVYVPADDLTDPAPANTFAHLDATTVLSRKIAELGIYPAVDPLDSTSRILDAAVLGDEHYNTAQRVKEILQRYKELQDIIAILGMDELSEEDKQVVSRARRVQRFLSQPFFVAEQFTGLKGVLVDIKDTIKGFNEIIDGKYDHLPEAAFNLVGNIEDAVAKGERLMAEAK
- a CDS encoding sugar transferase: MSTAPSASWYARYGKRLLDVAVAAPLLLLSLPLLLPVALALAAQNQGAWLFRQRRPGLAGQVFTLYKLQTMTSHRDALGQLLPDADRLTRLGRWVRATSLDELPQLWNVLRGDISLVGPRPLLEQYLPLYSREQARRHEVRPGITGWAQINGRNAISWEQKFVFDVWYVDHLSFWLDLRILWRTASRVLGASGITAPGQATTTAFTGSSTSSDPPSA
- the atpC gene encoding ATP synthase F1 subunit epsilon, with the translated sequence MHLEIITPDRKVFEGEVLSAQFPGTDGLFEVLNNHAPLISALKAGEVVVNGGAGRESFRIEGGVVEVLRNNVIVLAEGASV
- a CDS encoding DMT family transporter; protein product: MLKDYLRLHFIVLLWGFTAILGKLISVPPVELVFWRTLLASVGLAVLLLARKQPWQIPAGEAVRLLGVGVLVAAHWITFFLAARLSSVSVCLAGMATLALWTSFLEPLLLWRRIRLYEVGLGLLTMVGLYLVSQAEFDQMAGLLVAILSAGLSALFSVLNVKLVKRHAPLRLTFYEMSGACLSIALFFPVYGRYFTNGTGLQLALHGFDWLWLLVLAGGCTVYAFSTSVELMRRLSAFVINLTINLEPVYGILLAVLIFGSQEKMSIGFYMGTLVILFSVLIHPVIERWNKPRQRQPEPVEAVI
- a CDS encoding DegT/DnrJ/EryC1/StrS family aminotransferase, which translates into the protein MRSQDYDRIFLSPPHLGRHELNYLHKAIEDNWVAPAGPNLDGFERDICDFTGAGHCVALTSGTAAIHLGLRLLGVGPGDEVLCPSFTFVATANPILYLGGTPVFVDSEADTWNICPQRLREAIEDRIRKGRKPKALLLVHLYGMPAKVREVLEIATEFDIPILEDAAEALGARYDGRPLGTFGAVGVFSFNGNKILTTSGGGALVTNSQEWAQKTRYWATQAKDPAPYYQHSDVGYNYRLSNLLAGIGRGQMELLEDRVKKRRETYLWYKINLQSVPGLTLSQTEPAGGRSNRWLTTLLLDPAQTATTPEQLRLHLESHNIESRPLWKPLHLQPLFATAPMYGGSACEELFAQGLCLPSGTAMTEADLQRIAEAIKAAVKPTATT
- a CDS encoding acetyltransferase, whose translation is MSHAQLPSHTTSEATGLPATAGLPRLVIVGAGGLGREVLVLARQINEARLTWDIQGFYDDRVPATPTIHGLPYLGSSADLNATIEPAHVVIAVGNGQSRAAVAARLTSPRLTFATLVHPGVACQPYQQLQFGPGCIISQGCVLTCDIRLGYHVLLNLGCTIGHDAVLEDFCSLMPHANVGGEAYLERGVYLGTNATVINQVRIGARTIIGAGAVAVRDLPADCTAVGVPAHAIKQHK
- the ispE gene encoding 4-(cytidine 5'-diphospho)-2-C-methyl-D-erythritol kinase — protein: MLVFPNAKLNLGLYITGQRPDGFRNLESVFVPLPWSDALEVLPATETSLALTGIPIPGEPDTNLCLRAYELLNADFNLPPVQIHLHKLVPIGAGLGGGSGDAAFALRALNELFKLELSTEALQAYARRLGSDCAFFIRNQPVFAYEKGDVFEDIALDLTGVACKVVYPGLHISTAEAYSRVMARPPRHELRAALAQPPETWRETVSNDFEDALTPFYPVLGEIKQALYAAGAAYASLSGSGSAVYGLFPGLEVPPQVAFPAEYTVWNGRL
- a CDS encoding trans-sulfuration enzyme family protein, yielding MEIHPKITPIYQTSVFKFDDLNELEQYFGEPGSRYMYSRNGNPNSDELAAAVNRLEGGAGAIATGSGMAAIFAALLAFCQAGDHVLCAADIYGGSSSLLNAELSRMGITVTYVPFEKLYDVGQYVQPTTRVMLAETLSNPLLRVADLRRLATECHEHKLKLVVDNTFASPILTQPIGLGADITLHSVTKYISGHSDVTAGVVVAADAEVAARLKQIGVVYGLTLSPMESWLAVRGLKTLRLRMREHSHNALAIAQFLQQHPAVRAVYYPGLADHLQHALAQEQGGGLFGGMMSIKLADDPEVVNRFMQRCQRWPFAPSLAGVDSSLSYPLGTSHRYLTPEQQEELGISVGVIRLSIGIEPVEELIADLKQALES